From Thermomicrobiales bacterium, a single genomic window includes:
- a CDS encoding amidohydrolase family protein, which produces MIVDAHAHIFPQLAGASGYPSEADHRRFLQLYIATHGEPVYRLRDSAIVPEAASVLFSGKLDSLDRLNDDAGFRVGRCGRFEWEFEGETHYRSFLPPSLQDMVAPVDFLLQSMARAGVDFAVLQNAGLYGRLNAEFAEAVRAHPGKLIGLADARPSEAHTADECARLTHAVQEMGLRGVYFANRGFITGGYLHAIDDPALAPYWETVRSLGIPIYWEILGVPMPTPETYLGELDRLDRWLQRYPDIPCVLTHGFAPELLDGTIPDPVRSLLGRENLMVELLYPIHWGRLHDYPWPELRPVIEQQLRLAGASRLVWGSDMPNVERNCTYRQSLEYLPRILGDVIRPSELGA; this is translated from the coding sequence ATGATCGTCGATGCCCATGCCCATATCTTTCCGCAGCTTGCCGGGGCGAGCGGCTACCCGTCGGAAGCGGATCACCGGCGGTTTCTTCAGCTCTACATCGCCACGCATGGGGAACCGGTCTATCGGCTGCGGGATTCGGCGATCGTGCCGGAGGCGGCATCGGTACTCTTTTCGGGGAAACTCGATTCGCTCGATCGGCTCAACGACGATGCCGGTTTTCGCGTTGGACGCTGCGGGCGATTCGAGTGGGAGTTCGAGGGCGAGACGCACTATCGCTCGTTCCTGCCGCCTTCCTTACAAGATATGGTGGCGCCGGTCGACTTTCTGCTGCAGTCGATGGCGCGTGCTGGTGTCGACTTCGCGGTGCTGCAGAACGCTGGTCTCTATGGGCGACTGAATGCCGAATTCGCCGAAGCGGTGCGGGCGCATCCAGGGAAGCTCATCGGGCTGGCGGACGCGCGGCCATCCGAAGCGCACACTGCCGATGAATGTGCCCGGCTCACGCATGCCGTGCAGGAAATGGGGCTGCGCGGCGTCTATTTCGCCAACCGCGGATTCATCACCGGCGGGTATCTCCATGCCATCGACGATCCCGCGCTCGCTCCCTATTGGGAAACCGTGCGCTCATTGGGAATTCCGATCTACTGGGAAATCCTTGGTGTGCCGATGCCAACACCGGAGACCTATCTCGGCGAGCTCGACCGGCTCGATCGATGGCTGCAGCGGTATCCGGATATCCCGTGCGTGCTGACACATGGGTTCGCACCCGAGCTGCTGGATGGGACGATTCCCGATCCGGTGCGGAGTCTGCTGGGGCGTGAGAACCTGATGGTGGAGCTGCTCTATCCCATCCACTGGGGACGGTTGCACGACTATCCGTGGCCGGAGTTGCGTCCAGTCATCGAACAACAACTTCGCCTGGCGGGCGCCTCGCGTCTGGTCTGGGGTTCGGACATGCCGAATGTCGAGCGCAACTGCACCTATCGACAGTCACTGGAATATCTGCCGCGGATACTGGGCGATGTCATTCGACCTTCAGAGCTGGGTGCGAT